In one Euzebya rosea genomic region, the following are encoded:
- a CDS encoding BtrH N-terminal domain-containing protein, with protein MVGDRTMRRAVHIDGYPQRLGGHCGSGALRDLLTWAGLDWGRPLSEGLVFGLGGSLAFTYLRVPGLTPPVYLVGRDAELEANVCARLGVETSRNQTDDPAVAWRWLTDELDQGRPVMLNADIAFLPYLRVQLSNTRHDIVAIGYDETAGTVTVVDNDRIEPQVVPAEDLDRARSSTGFPDPVRYATWPMRFPHELPDLATAATSAAAAAARQLREGAGQLFDPIALPPRTVTGTGLKGLETFAADLGSWASVMDEEALSQSRRALAVFIEKAGTGGGLFRRLQAEFCTDVADRLESAPFAEAGQAWETAARAWSSLATACVGESSSLRELEDTVREITHLERAACAALELAARTTPAGHRAEG; from the coding sequence ATGGTTGGAGACAGGACGATGCGGCGCGCAGTGCACATCGATGGGTACCCCCAGCGGCTCGGAGGTCATTGCGGCTCTGGCGCTCTGCGAGATCTGCTCACGTGGGCGGGACTGGACTGGGGTCGACCGCTCAGCGAGGGCCTGGTGTTCGGCCTGGGGGGATCGCTGGCCTTCACCTACCTGCGGGTCCCCGGCCTCACTCCCCCGGTCTACCTCGTTGGTCGGGACGCCGAACTGGAAGCCAACGTGTGCGCGCGGCTGGGAGTGGAGACCTCCCGGAACCAGACCGACGACCCGGCCGTTGCCTGGAGGTGGCTCACCGACGAGCTGGACCAAGGCCGCCCGGTGATGCTCAACGCCGACATCGCGTTCCTGCCGTACCTGCGCGTCCAGCTGTCCAACACCCGTCACGACATCGTGGCCATCGGCTACGACGAGACGGCCGGCACGGTCACCGTTGTTGACAATGACCGGATCGAGCCCCAGGTAGTCCCTGCCGAGGACCTCGACCGAGCCCGTTCCTCGACCGGGTTCCCCGATCCCGTTCGCTACGCGACCTGGCCGATGCGCTTTCCGCACGAGCTGCCGGACCTCGCCACGGCAGCGACATCCGCTGCGGCGGCTGCGGCTCGCCAGCTGAGGGAGGGCGCGGGTCAGCTCTTCGATCCGATCGCGCTACCGCCAAGGACGGTCACTGGCACCGGGCTGAAGGGCCTGGAGACCTTCGCCGCCGATCTCGGCTCGTGGGCCTCGGTCATGGACGAGGAGGCCCTGTCGCAGTCCCGCCGGGCCCTGGCGGTGTTCATCGAGAAGGCTGGGACGGGGGGTGGTCTGTTCCGACGGCTCCAGGCGGAGTTCTGCACCGACGTCGCGGACCGACTCGAGAGCGCCCCCTTCGCCGAGGCTGGCCAGGCATGGGAGACCGCCGCCAGGGCGTGGTCGTCACTCGCAACAGCGTGCGTTGGGGAGTCGTCCTCACTCCGTGAGCTCGAAGACACCGTGCGCGAGATCACCCATCTGGAGCGGGCTGCGTGCGCTGCTCTGGAACTCGCAGCACGCACGACGCCGGCCGGCCATCGGGCAGAGGGATGA
- a CDS encoding ribbon-helix-helix protein, CopG family, translating to MRGITTVPETVRISANLAPEVVDALRSLAERRGTTMTEVLRRAISLEQFLDERLRDGGRLMIEDEDEKLSTVVRY from the coding sequence ATGAGAGGAATCACCACCGTGCCCGAAACCGTACGAATCTCCGCGAACCTCGCCCCTGAGGTCGTCGACGCACTGAGGTCGCTCGCCGAGCGTCGCGGCACCACCATGACCGAGGTGCTCCGACGGGCCATCTCCCTGGAGCAGTTCCTCGACGAACGCCTCCGGGACGGCGGTCGCCTGATGATCGAGGATGAGGACGAGAAGCTCAGCACCGTCGTCCGCTACTAG
- a CDS encoding FAS1-like dehydratase domain-containing protein produces MVRDVGYAFPPGSFTVTAARAEEFVLALGIGPEEGWAAEAGAPVPPGFLMYVTTYGAHPVHDAMEIDFMKAMYGGADIEEYAPIRVGDVLDVRPVVSSVVTKDGRNGPLTFVELTTDYITEDGTLAMRERSTTIQKG; encoded by the coding sequence ATGGTTCGCGATGTCGGCTACGCGTTTCCCCCAGGCAGCTTCACCGTGACTGCTGCACGTGCGGAGGAGTTCGTCCTTGCACTGGGCATCGGCCCGGAGGAGGGTTGGGCGGCGGAGGCGGGCGCACCCGTACCGCCGGGTTTCCTGATGTACGTCACGACCTATGGTGCGCATCCGGTTCACGACGCCATGGAGATCGACTTCATGAAGGCGATGTACGGCGGGGCCGACATCGAGGAGTACGCCCCCATCCGCGTGGGCGACGTGCTCGACGTTCGGCCGGTGGTCTCCAGCGTGGTGACCAAGGACGGGCGAAACGGGCCCCTCACCTTCGTGGAGCTCACCACGGACTACATCACCGAGGACGGCACGCTCGCGATGCGTGAGCGGTCCACGACGATCCAGAAGGGTTGA
- a CDS encoding acyl-CoA thioesterase has product MTARPEAGDAVATLAVDRRVFVGDDDYSGLIFFNTYRRWMSEGDQQLFAVLGHPVWEDLADGWGAPVVHSELDCHVAARSGDELVQEVVLREARRTSFSTTHTFSRDGQILATGTNVRVWVELATMAPRTAPPWTRSASPPRRS; this is encoded by the coding sequence GTGACGGCCCGCCCGGAGGCCGGGGATGCGGTGGCGACGTTGGCGGTGGACCGGCGGGTCTTCGTGGGGGACGATGACTACTCGGGCCTGATCTTCTTCAACACCTACCGCCGATGGATGTCGGAGGGGGATCAACAGCTCTTCGCCGTGCTGGGCCACCCGGTGTGGGAAGACCTGGCTGACGGCTGGGGGGCTCCAGTGGTCCACTCGGAGCTGGACTGTCACGTGGCTGCTCGCAGCGGAGACGAGTTGGTGCAGGAGGTCGTGCTGCGCGAGGCCAGACGTACGAGCTTCAGCACCACGCACACCTTCTCGCGCGATGGCCAGATCCTCGCCACCGGCACCAACGTCCGTGTGTGGGTGGAGCTGGCGACGATGGCACCGCGGACCGCCCCGCCCTGGACGCGGTCGGCGAGCCCCCCTCGACGGTCTTGA
- a CDS encoding MaoC family dehydratase, whose translation MMVGKKKLGDVELGEKIVGRSITIGEWHVMTFAGLTGDFYPLHTDAEFAAGSPFSGRIAHGLLTFVVGAGFLANELADYDVVAALGFGATRFTSPVMFGDTITPTGTVTEVAPKEGRGVVAFDIDITNQRGETVVSSSMQVMIRA comes from the coding sequence ATGATGGTCGGCAAGAAGAAGTTGGGCGATGTGGAACTTGGCGAGAAGATCGTCGGGCGATCGATCACCATCGGTGAGTGGCACGTCATGACCTTCGCGGGGCTGACGGGTGACTTCTACCCGCTACACACCGACGCGGAGTTCGCAGCAGGGTCGCCGTTCAGCGGGCGGATCGCCCATGGCCTCCTCACCTTCGTGGTCGGTGCAGGCTTTCTCGCCAACGAGCTGGCTGACTATGACGTGGTGGCTGCCCTGGGATTCGGCGCCACCCGCTTCACCTCACCGGTCATGTTCGGCGACACCATCACCCCGACCGGCACCGTCACCGAGGTCGCGCCGAAGGAAGGGCGTGGCGTCGTGGCGTTCGATATCGACATTACCAACCAGAGGGGCGAGACCGTCGTCTCCTCAAGCATGCAGGTCATGATTCGCGCCTAG
- a CDS encoding thiolase family protein: MRNVAVVGVGQTAFGKFLDRSLKGLGAEAIAGALDDAGARAADVQAVFAANAIAGLITGQEMVRGQVVLTATGIEGVPVVNVENACAGGATALHLSWMAVASGQVDVALAFGAEKMAHEDKRKPVLAIATAMDVEEPIDVDSPSPFMSHYASRIRRYMSDTGATATDFAMVATKAQRNGALNDLAQYGDASITPEDILRARSVADPLTVPMCSPIGDGAAAVLLVAQDALNRFPDAQPLYIRASVLVSGSDPDGGGAGAIERAARAAYDQAGVGPEDLDLVELHDANAASEVMRYESLGLAAAGDGPKLVRTGTTARDGELPVNPSGGLIARGHPVGATGCAQIYELATQLRGRAGARQVATPRVALAENGGGWVRGDVAADAVHILTT; encoded by the coding sequence GTGCGCAACGTGGCAGTTGTCGGGGTCGGTCAGACCGCTTTTGGGAAGTTCCTGGACCGAAGCCTGAAGGGACTCGGGGCCGAGGCCATCGCCGGTGCGCTCGATGATGCCGGGGCCCGTGCCGCAGATGTCCAAGCGGTCTTCGCGGCCAACGCGATCGCGGGCCTCATCACGGGGCAGGAGATGGTCCGCGGGCAGGTGGTGCTCACAGCGACGGGGATCGAAGGGGTCCCGGTCGTCAACGTCGAGAACGCGTGCGCCGGCGGAGCGACGGCCCTGCACCTGTCATGGATGGCCGTTGCGTCAGGGCAGGTCGACGTCGCGCTTGCCTTCGGGGCGGAGAAGATGGCCCATGAGGACAAGCGGAAGCCGGTTCTGGCCATCGCCACAGCGATGGACGTCGAGGAGCCGATCGACGTCGACTCCCCCTCGCCGTTCATGAGCCACTATGCCTCCCGCATCCGTCGGTACATGTCCGATACCGGGGCCACAGCGACGGACTTCGCGATGGTCGCGACGAAGGCGCAGCGCAACGGGGCCCTCAACGACCTGGCGCAGTACGGCGACGCTTCAATCACCCCCGAGGACATCCTCCGGGCCCGGTCGGTCGCAGATCCGTTGACCGTGCCGATGTGCTCGCCGATCGGGGACGGGGCCGCCGCGGTCCTCCTCGTGGCCCAGGACGCACTGAACCGCTTCCCGGACGCCCAACCCCTTTACATCCGTGCGTCGGTGCTCGTCTCCGGTTCCGACCCTGATGGTGGTGGCGCCGGCGCCATCGAACGCGCTGCCCGCGCTGCCTACGACCAAGCCGGCGTCGGGCCTGAGGACCTCGATCTCGTCGAGCTTCACGACGCCAACGCGGCATCGGAGGTCATGCGCTACGAATCCCTCGGGCTCGCCGCGGCCGGCGACGGCCCGAAGCTGGTTCGCACCGGGACCACCGCGCGGGACGGAGAGCTGCCCGTGAACCCCTCGGGGGGACTGATCGCCCGCGGTCACCCAGTCGGGGCGACCGGATGCGCGCAGATCTACGAGCTGGCCACGCAGCTGCGAGGACGAGCAGGTGCACGCCAGGTGGCCACACCACGAGTTGCGCTGGCGGAGAACGGCGGGGGATGGGTCCGCGGGGATGTCGCCGCCGACGCCGTCCACATCCTCACCACCTGA
- a CDS encoding thiolase family protein, whose amino-acid sequence MSTRRPQVAMIAAGVTKWGARQASYRDLASEAGKNAFDSNPNLRPMDVDGIIASSVYPERSAYQGKVAPLLAETLGIRPRMFERVENQCGSGTAAIRTAQWAIMAGAADVVAVVGVEKMLLPNPGEVFTNALAGLDRDWEGALGVTPPGAFALAAKAHMEKYGTTEEQLAMVSVKNHAHSMKNPYAHFHKGPDLDAVMASRPIATPFKLFDCAPNTDGAAVVVLANAERAKALCEDPVWMLGSGQGFDAYTMANMSRDWSYWPAIEQAGRGAYESAGLTSSDIDLLETHDCFTISEILQYEGLGLCERGEGGHFVESGGSDYGGKVVVNPRGGLLACGHPIGATGVAQAHEMFVQLRDEAGERQVDGAQVGMSLTMSNIGSEAHCVLWGTDEVAAA is encoded by the coding sequence ATGAGCACAAGACGACCACAGGTGGCGATGATCGCCGCTGGCGTGACCAAGTGGGGCGCCCGACAGGCATCCTACCGGGACCTGGCCAGTGAAGCCGGGAAGAACGCCTTCGACTCCAACCCAAACCTCCGTCCCATGGACGTGGACGGCATCATCGCCTCCTCGGTGTACCCGGAACGGTCTGCCTACCAGGGCAAGGTCGCTCCGCTGCTGGCGGAAACGCTTGGGATCCGACCCCGGATGTTCGAACGGGTCGAGAACCAGTGCGGCTCGGGAACCGCGGCCATACGAACTGCGCAGTGGGCCATCATGGCCGGTGCGGCCGACGTCGTGGCCGTGGTCGGTGTGGAGAAGATGCTGTTGCCCAACCCCGGAGAGGTGTTCACCAACGCCTTGGCCGGCCTGGACCGTGACTGGGAGGGAGCCCTTGGAGTCACGCCTCCCGGGGCATTCGCACTGGCGGCGAAGGCCCACATGGAGAAGTACGGCACGACCGAGGAGCAGCTGGCCATGGTCTCGGTGAAGAACCATGCCCACTCGATGAAGAACCCCTATGCACACTTTCACAAGGGCCCGGACCTCGACGCGGTGATGGCCTCGCGCCCAATCGCAACCCCGTTCAAGCTCTTCGACTGTGCACCCAACACCGACGGGGCCGCCGTGGTGGTCCTTGCGAACGCCGAGCGCGCCAAGGCGCTGTGTGAGGATCCGGTCTGGATGCTTGGGTCCGGTCAGGGGTTCGATGCCTACACCATGGCGAACATGAGCCGCGACTGGTCGTACTGGCCGGCCATTGAACAGGCGGGCAGGGGAGCCTACGAGTCCGCCGGCCTCACCTCGTCCGACATCGATCTGCTCGAGACGCATGACTGCTTCACGATCTCCGAGATCCTGCAGTACGAAGGGCTTGGCCTCTGTGAGAGGGGCGAGGGAGGCCACTTCGTCGAGAGCGGTGGATCCGACTACGGAGGGAAGGTCGTGGTGAACCCGCGTGGCGGGCTGCTCGCATGTGGGCACCCCATCGGCGCAACCGGCGTGGCACAGGCGCACGAGATGTTCGTGCAGCTCCGTGACGAGGCCGGGGAGCGACAGGTCGATGGCGCCCAGGTCGGCATGTCGCTGACGATGAGCAACATCGGCTCCGAGGCGCATTGCGTGCTGTGGGGCACCGACGAGGTCGCAGCGGCATGA
- a CDS encoding Zn-ribbon domain-containing OB-fold protein gives MTTDAAYWTVLDAFPQQYEDGNKLAPFYDALRDDRFTTTRCNACREVLWPPRSVCPECMSDDLSWEEMPAVGTVYSFTVQVAGVPAGFEPPLVYALVDFDNGIRLFTAIVDCAPEEVAVGSKVEAVVREVLPDQQGRTRVMPYFRLA, from the coding sequence ATGACGACGGACGCTGCCTACTGGACCGTCCTGGACGCCTTCCCACAGCAGTATGAGGACGGCAACAAGCTTGCACCCTTCTACGACGCTCTGCGGGATGACCGCTTCACCACCACACGCTGCAACGCCTGCCGTGAGGTTCTCTGGCCGCCACGTTCCGTCTGCCCGGAATGCATGTCCGACGATCTGTCGTGGGAGGAGATGCCAGCCGTCGGCACGGTGTACAGCTTCACCGTCCAGGTTGCCGGGGTCCCGGCGGGCTTCGAACCTCCGCTCGTCTACGCGCTGGTGGACTTCGACAACGGAATCCGTCTCTTCACCGCCATCGTGGACTGCGCCCCCGAGGAGGTCGCGGTCGGCTCGAAGGTGGAGGCGGTGGTACGTGAGGTCCTTCCTGACCAGCAGGGACGAACACGGGTGATGCCCTACTTCCGCCTGGCCTGA
- a CDS encoding SDR family NAD(P)-dependent oxidoreductase has translation MSRLQGRVAIVTGSGRGIGRAIARRMASEGARVMINDVDEGPAKETVQALNEEGFDEVAMTVADIADRDAAGEVVAHAAERWGRVDVLVNNAGLWRDSLVEKMEPEMFDFVVKVNLYGTFWMTQHAWNHMKQQGGGSIINFTSQAGLGGNIGQANYCAAKAAIVGLTRSNAKEFARKNVRVNAVSPAAAGTRALEGLEDRFVETFTKMLPLGRFGEPDEIAAAVAFLASDDASFVTGQVLGVDGGFSIGKP, from the coding sequence ATGAGCAGGCTACAGGGAAGGGTGGCGATCGTCACCGGTAGCGGGCGTGGGATCGGGCGCGCCATCGCACGACGCATGGCGAGCGAGGGGGCCCGCGTGATGATCAACGATGTCGACGAGGGTCCAGCGAAGGAAACGGTCCAGGCGCTGAATGAGGAAGGCTTCGACGAGGTGGCGATGACCGTGGCCGACATCGCCGACCGTGACGCGGCTGGGGAGGTCGTGGCCCACGCGGCAGAGCGTTGGGGTCGCGTCGACGTCCTGGTGAACAACGCGGGGCTCTGGCGTGACTCCCTGGTGGAGAAGATGGAACCAGAGATGTTCGACTTCGTGGTGAAGGTCAACCTCTACGGGACGTTCTGGATGACCCAGCACGCGTGGAACCACATGAAGCAGCAGGGCGGGGGGAGCATCATCAACTTCACCTCACAGGCGGGGCTGGGGGGCAACATCGGTCAGGCCAACTACTGCGCCGCCAAGGCTGCCATCGTGGGTCTGACCCGCAGCAACGCCAAGGAGTTCGCCCGCAAGAACGTCCGGGTGAACGCCGTCTCACCAGCCGCGGCTGGTACCCGCGCCCTGGAGGGCCTCGAGGATCGGTTCGTGGAAACCTTCACCAAGATGCTGCCGCTCGGACGCTTCGGCGAACCGGACGAGATCGCCGCCGCCGTCGCGTTCCTGGCCTCCGACGACGCGTCGTTCGTGACGGGGCAGGTCCTCGGTGTGGACGGTGGCTTCTCCATCGGGAAGCCATGA
- a CDS encoding MaoC family dehydratase has product MSSFTVGEIAASLRSDPIGRMNIAFMAVAMRDPNPVHVEDDFARQTGMPGVIAHGTFVLGYAGAMLTRAFGVAAVRRWRVDLTAPVFPGDVLDAEAVVQEVGAGELELTLAVRNQQGTVVGRGRATVRR; this is encoded by the coding sequence ATGTCTTCTTTCACCGTCGGTGAGATCGCCGCCTCCCTCCGATCCGATCCGATCGGGCGTATGAACATCGCCTTCATGGCGGTGGCGATGCGTGACCCGAACCCCGTGCACGTCGAGGACGACTTCGCCCGCCAGACCGGCATGCCGGGCGTGATCGCACACGGCACCTTCGTACTGGGCTACGCCGGAGCCATGCTGACCCGCGCCTTCGGGGTGGCTGCGGTGCGTCGTTGGCGGGTCGACCTCACTGCACCGGTCTTCCCAGGGGACGTCCTGGATGCCGAGGCCGTTGTGCAGGAGGTGGGAGCCGGGGAGTTGGAGCTGACCCTCGCAGTCCGCAACCAGCAGGGCACGGTCGTCGGTCGTGGCCGTGCGACGGTACGACGGTGA
- a CDS encoding PaaI family thioesterase, translating to MALGQAIRDAFEKGGWAAGERLPPHAPWCFVCGEENPSGLGLQVFAADGHAVQATQQFDASHGGAPGVAHGGAVAAVLDDLFGFVLVRIMVPAVTRDLHVTYRLPTRLDVDTHLTASLVERRGRDLHLEASASQGGRQIVTATAHFVEVDFAHLSDPSARFGLQD from the coding sequence GTGGCCTTGGGGCAAGCCATCCGTGATGCCTTCGAGAAGGGCGGGTGGGCTGCAGGCGAGCGGCTGCCCCCGCACGCCCCGTGGTGCTTCGTGTGCGGCGAGGAGAACCCCTCAGGGCTGGGGCTGCAGGTGTTCGCGGCCGACGGTCACGCAGTCCAGGCGACGCAGCAGTTCGATGCGTCTCACGGGGGGGCGCCGGGTGTCGCACACGGAGGCGCGGTCGCAGCAGTGCTGGACGATCTGTTCGGCTTCGTCCTGGTCCGCATCATGGTCCCTGCGGTCACGAGGGACCTCCACGTCACCTATCGGCTGCCGACTCGGCTCGACGTCGACACCCATCTGACTGCCTCACTGGTGGAACGCCGAGGACGTGACCTCCATCTGGAGGCCTCGGCGAGCCAGGGCGGCCGTCAGATCGTCACCGCGACGGCCCACTTCGTGGAGGTCGACTTCGCCCATCTCTCAGATCCCAGCGCACGATTCGGTCTTCAGGACTGA
- a CDS encoding long-chain fatty acid--CoA ligase, which yields MITSTMMDDLPLTVTQLFRHGSRVHAEREVVTWLGDASRRVTFAETADRTQRLAAGLASLGVQPGDVVGTFMWNNQEHVEAYFAVPCMGAVLHTLNIRLSADQLDYVIRDGGDRVILVDGSLIGLLAQAGDALRTVEHVVVVGEGDVSLLDRPVIRYDDLLRDPPSGFAWPHVEESAASMLCHTSGTTGSPKGVAYSHRSQWTHAMGAAAGGLHVSEGDRSLIVVPQFHANAWGLIYICWAMGSDILQPGPFLQPEPLVRFIEAEQPNFSAAVPTVWNGVLQLGRQTDIDLSSLQRVVVGGAAVPRSMVLAFDIDHGVKIVQGWGMTEMSPLGTLSIPPASAADDPETQANWRAKTGRLVPGVELRIVDGGIEQPWDGQSVGEVQVRGPWIARRYHNVDDPEKFTEDGWLRTGDVGLVEPNGFMQVVDRTKDVIKSGGEWISSVDLENAIIGHPEVVEATVIGIPDDKWTERPLACVVLTPHAFTTPSDLQQYLADKVAKWWIPERWTFIEEVPKTSVGKYDKKLLRAQHREGSLAIQGPADG from the coding sequence ATGATCACCAGCACGATGATGGACGATCTGCCCCTGACCGTGACACAGCTGTTCCGGCACGGCTCACGGGTGCACGCAGAACGCGAGGTGGTCACGTGGCTCGGGGACGCATCGCGACGTGTGACGTTCGCCGAGACGGCCGATCGGACACAGCGTCTGGCCGCTGGGCTCGCGTCCTTGGGAGTTCAGCCGGGCGATGTGGTCGGCACGTTCATGTGGAACAACCAGGAGCATGTGGAGGCGTACTTCGCCGTCCCGTGCATGGGGGCGGTCCTGCACACGCTCAACATCCGCCTGTCGGCGGACCAGCTTGACTACGTCATCCGGGACGGTGGTGACCGGGTCATCCTCGTGGACGGGTCCCTCATCGGGTTGCTGGCCCAGGCAGGGGACGCACTGCGGACGGTAGAGCATGTCGTGGTGGTCGGTGAGGGGGACGTCTCACTCCTCGATCGTCCGGTCATTCGCTACGACGACCTCCTGAGGGATCCGCCGTCGGGCTTCGCCTGGCCCCATGTGGAGGAGTCGGCCGCCAGCATGCTGTGCCACACGTCCGGCACCACTGGCAGCCCCAAGGGCGTGGCGTACAGCCATCGATCCCAGTGGACGCACGCCATGGGGGCTGCCGCAGGGGGCCTCCATGTCAGCGAGGGGGACCGGAGCCTCATCGTTGTGCCGCAGTTCCACGCGAACGCATGGGGCCTCATCTACATCTGCTGGGCCATGGGCTCCGACATCCTCCAGCCGGGACCGTTTCTCCAGCCCGAACCGTTGGTACGCTTCATCGAGGCCGAGCAACCGAACTTCTCCGCGGCGGTCCCGACCGTGTGGAACGGCGTCCTCCAGCTGGGTCGCCAGACCGACATCGACCTGTCGTCACTCCAACGTGTCGTCGTCGGCGGCGCAGCCGTGCCCAGATCCATGGTCCTGGCCTTCGACATCGATCATGGCGTGAAGATCGTCCAAGGCTGGGGAATGACGGAGATGTCACCGCTCGGGACCCTGTCGATCCCGCCAGCGAGCGCCGCCGACGACCCTGAAACCCAGGCGAACTGGCGAGCGAAGACTGGACGGCTCGTGCCCGGCGTTGAGCTGAGGATCGTCGATGGTGGCATCGAGCAACCTTGGGACGGCCAGTCGGTCGGCGAGGTGCAGGTGAGGGGCCCCTGGATAGCCAGGCGTTACCACAACGTCGACGACCCGGAGAAGTTCACCGAGGACGGCTGGCTCCGGACCGGCGACGTGGGCCTTGTCGAACCCAATGGTTTCATGCAGGTCGTGGACCGGACCAAGGACGTCATCAAGTCGGGTGGGGAGTGGATTTCCTCCGTCGACTTGGAGAACGCCATCATCGGTCATCCGGAGGTGGTGGAGGCAACAGTCATCGGGATCCCGGACGATAAGTGGACGGAGCGGCCTCTGGCCTGCGTCGTGCTGACCCCCCACGCGTTCACGACGCCGAGTGACCTGCAGCAGTACCTCGCCGACAAGGTTGCCAAGTGGTGGATTCCGGAGCGTTGGACCTTCATCGAAGAGGTCCCGAAGACGTCGGTCGGCAAGTACGATAAGAAGCTGCTTCGCGCGCAGCACCGGGAGGGAAGCCTGGCCATCCAGGGCCCAGCCGACGGGTGA
- a CDS encoding glycosyltransferase family 4 protein → MEKIDVHMDWGNGISCLGDWQVVEVANAIVTTGAEADVVVAYGQVELEQCDACGNRTVPCPVCVEWYNADSVPDACATCGVGLDLDWWSDGHDVQSDMRLWVGEQYDVGSWDGQLADAVDAAAVQDHKTLLAWLDTMDDARAERVAKMACNAHPEWLHHAEISSYVHTGPPDDPLRFERLHIVLVGTEWRSSKGGVSTVNRELASALATMHDTYTIVPEAGEHEVEDAAQRDVTLLAWSDHVPIVDDGLVYLTGRHPGLPQRVDLVIGHGRVTGQQAIGLARSVDAQYAHLLHMDPIELSSFKDTPNVTHDAHMRNDIERALSRAADHVFAIGRYLANNLGARYDVHVHALIPGVPDTEPRPRARGGRPVLLLLGRLEDATIKGVDVVVRALASIDRPRETRPHLLLVGVPDAERADLRAHIIENWDGRGLDVEMQPFTDDPDVLRDHFGRAAAVLVPSAVEGFGLVAFEAIGEGIPVLVSDESGAGMLLTDLAPEIRLPVREIGGVDPATAWRDAIVELLDDLDGANRRAADLRTRARRRFRWRGCATNITWAVGPYAATPSP, encoded by the coding sequence GTGGAGAAGATCGACGTGCACATGGACTGGGGCAACGGGATCTCCTGCCTGGGGGATTGGCAGGTCGTGGAGGTGGCGAACGCCATCGTCACGACAGGAGCCGAGGCAGACGTCGTGGTCGCATACGGGCAGGTGGAGTTGGAGCAGTGCGACGCGTGCGGGAACCGTACCGTGCCCTGTCCCGTCTGCGTGGAGTGGTACAACGCCGACTCCGTCCCGGACGCATGTGCCACCTGTGGGGTCGGTCTGGACCTTGATTGGTGGTCTGACGGCCATGACGTGCAGTCGGACATGCGGCTTTGGGTCGGCGAGCAATACGACGTGGGAAGCTGGGACGGACAGCTAGCCGACGCGGTCGACGCCGCGGCGGTGCAGGATCACAAAACACTGCTCGCATGGCTCGACACGATGGACGACGCTAGGGCCGAGCGCGTGGCCAAGATGGCCTGCAACGCGCACCCGGAATGGCTGCACCATGCGGAGATTAGCTCCTACGTCCACACGGGACCTCCGGACGATCCACTCCGCTTCGAGCGGCTGCACATCGTCCTCGTGGGCACCGAATGGCGGTCGTCAAAGGGTGGGGTCTCGACGGTCAACCGTGAACTCGCCAGCGCGCTCGCCACCATGCACGACACCTACACCATCGTCCCTGAGGCAGGCGAGCACGAGGTCGAAGACGCCGCACAACGCGACGTCACACTCCTGGCCTGGAGCGACCACGTCCCGATCGTCGACGACGGGCTGGTGTATCTGACGGGACGGCACCCCGGGCTGCCCCAGCGGGTCGATCTGGTGATCGGCCACGGCAGGGTGACCGGGCAGCAGGCCATCGGACTGGCCCGATCGGTCGACGCGCAGTATGCCCACCTTCTACACATGGACCCCATCGAACTCTCGTCGTTCAAAGACACGCCGAATGTCACGCACGACGCGCATATGAGAAACGACATCGAACGAGCACTCTCTCGCGCAGCAGATCACGTCTTCGCAATAGGGCGATACCTGGCCAACAACCTTGGCGCCCGATACGACGTCCACGTGCACGCGCTGATCCCCGGCGTTCCCGACACCGAACCGAGGCCGCGCGCTCGAGGCGGCCGTCCCGTCCTGCTGCTCCTCGGCCGTTTGGAGGACGCCACCATCAAGGGCGTTGACGTAGTCGTCCGGGCGCTCGCGTCCATCGACAGGCCACGCGAGACCCGTCCCCATCTTCTCCTCGTCGGGGTGCCGGACGCCGAACGGGCGGACCTGCGCGCGCACATAATCGAGAATTGGGATGGACGGGGCCTGGACGTGGAGATGCAGCCGTTCACTGACGACCCGGACGTACTCCGGGACCACTTCGGACGGGCGGCGGCGGTGCTCGTCCCCTCGGCGGTCGAGGGGTTCGGCCTGGTCGCCTTCGAGGCGATCGGTGAGGGGATCCCCGTGCTGGTCTCCGACGAGAGCGGAGCCGGGATGCTGCTCACCGATCTCGCCCCGGAGATCCGGCTGCCCGTCCGCGAGATCGGCGGTGTAGACCCCGCGACGGCATGGCGCGACGCAATCGTCGAATTGCTCGACGACCTCGATGGAGCCAATCGGCGCGCGGCCGACCTGCGCACTCGCGCACGCCGCCGCTTCAGATGGCGCGGTTGCGCGACCAACATCACCTGGGCGGTAGGCCCCTACGCCGCGACACCGTCGCCATGA